DNA from Luteolibacter yonseiensis:
GGCGGATCTGGTTGGGGTCGAGGCCGTTGGTGGGCTCGTCGAGGATGAGAAGTTCGGGATCGTGGACGAGCGAGTCCGCGAGGCCGACGCGCTGGCGGTAGCCTTTCGAGAGGGTCTTGATCATTTTCCGCTTCACCCCTTCCAGGCCGCAGGTGTCGATAACCTCTCCGACCCGTCGGCGGGTGTCGCCGCCGTTCAGACCCTTGAGCTGGGCGCGGAACTTCAGGTATTCCCGGACGCGCATGTCTTCGTAGAGCGGGACGTTTTCCGGCATGTAGCCGATCTTCCGGCGCGCTTCGATGGATTGGCGGTAAATGTCATACCCGGCGATGGTCGCGGTTCCGGAGGTGGGTGGCAGGTAGCCGGTGAGCATGCGCAGGGTGGTCGTCTTTCCCGCGCCGTTCGGACCGAGGAATCCCACGACCTCGCCACGGGCCACGGAAAAGCTGATGCCGCGCACCGCTTCGTGGCGGGCGTAGCGCTTGGTAAGTTCATTCACTTCGATCATGATTTGTACTCCGGTAATTGCGGTGAAATTCGCGCTTGCACGGTTGACGGGGCGTTGCGCGCCCCTTAA
Protein-coding regions in this window:
- a CDS encoding ABC transporter ATP-binding protein, encoding MIEVNELTKRYARHEAVRGISFSVARGEVVGFLGPNGAGKTTTLRMLTGYLPPTSGTATIAGYDIYRQSIEARRKIGYMPENVPLYEDMRVREYLKFRAQLKGLNGGDTRRRVGEVIDTCGLEGVKRKMIKTLSKGYRQRVGLADSLVHDPELLILDEPTNGLDPNQIRQIRELIRRLAQTHTVLVSTHILSEVEMICNRVIIIDGGKIKAADTPTNLVGEMRAAGRIQVEIQADPEVVAGAINRLPHVKKVTPDTLDNGWTRYTVWCDSGTDSRERIANLASQYGWPLRSLFRHVATLEDVFVELTRRD